Proteins encoded by one window of Salmonirosea aquatica:
- a CDS encoding DUF2254 domain-containing protein, which produces MLDNTRVWLQGRYYKILNSIAFYPAFIGVTFLVLSYLVILFDFSEAGKHIKSQLPPYISLKDASTARSIISAIVSGVISLTVFSFSMVMIVLNQAASQLSNRVLNRLIGNRFQQIVLGIYIGTIVFALFLLTAIRDIDSGIYIPALSTYLLILLTIFDIFLFIYFLHYITQSVKYEVIINRIYEDTKNVMESACVLPQQPTEPIALKGSHYVLANSSGIYEGFDTESLVKLADEHDCLFFALHTPGTFVLQGLPLLQVSKPIGPDAQQEAARAVRLNTSESVEENFFYGMRQLSEIGMKALSPGINDPGTAIIATRALFQLLAFRISHFPENVVRNRAQQVRILIKELTFDDMFAHTVLPVWDYGKDDRLVQHEMFHLLTQLLRISPLHSLMGRLLQEVNQKRQQQFLTVYKN; this is translated from the coding sequence ATCCTTTTTGACTTTTCGGAAGCGGGCAAGCACATTAAGTCGCAACTACCGCCCTACATATCGCTCAAAGATGCCTCTACAGCCCGCAGCATCATTTCAGCCATTGTTTCAGGTGTAATATCGCTGACCGTATTCAGCTTCTCGATGGTGATGATCGTCCTGAATCAGGCTGCTTCTCAACTTAGCAACCGGGTACTCAATCGGCTGATCGGTAACCGATTCCAGCAGATCGTACTGGGGATTTATATAGGTACCATCGTTTTTGCGCTGTTCCTGCTTACCGCCATCCGCGACATCGATTCGGGAATTTACATTCCTGCCCTAAGTACCTACCTGCTGATACTTCTGACCATTTTCGATATTTTTCTCTTCATTTATTTTTTGCACTACATCACGCAGTCTGTCAAGTACGAGGTGATCATCAATCGCATCTATGAGGACACGAAAAACGTAATGGAGAGCGCCTGTGTGTTGCCCCAGCAGCCGACCGAGCCGATCGCCTTGAAGGGTAGCCACTATGTGTTGGCCAATTCATCCGGGATTTACGAAGGTTTTGACACCGAATCGCTCGTCAAGCTGGCCGATGAGCACGATTGCCTGTTTTTTGCCCTTCACACGCCGGGTACCTTTGTATTACAGGGCCTTCCACTTTTGCAGGTGAGCAAGCCCATCGGGCCGGATGCCCAGCAGGAGGCCGCGCGGGCGGTGCGGCTGAACACCAGCGAATCGGTAGAAGAGAATTTCTTCTACGGCATGCGGCAGTTGTCCGAGATCGGCATGAAAGCCCTGAGCCCCGGTATCAACGACCCCGGCACGGCCATTATCGCCACACGGGCGCTGTTTCAATTGCTCGCCTTCCGGATCAGCCACTTTCCCGAGAATGTGGTCAGGAACCGGGCTCAGCAGGTTCGAATCCTGATTAAAGAACTGACTTTTGACGATATGTTTGCTCATACCGTACTACCCGTCTGGGATTACGGAAAAGACGATCGCCTGGTCCAGCACGAAATGTTCCATTTGCTAACGCAGCTGCTGAGGATTTCCCCTTTACACTCCCTTATGGGTCGGCTACTACAGGAAGTGAATCAGAAAAGGCAGCAGCAGTTCCTTACGGTCTACAAGAACTGA
- a CDS encoding FG-GAP repeat domain-containing protein codes for MLLVLVTQSDGQAQVKKAHEVSFTKTSLTRDFIAEGAAVGDVNKDGKKDVLAGAFWFEAPNWTPHELAEPKEFKKMEGYSDSFLDFAMDVNQDGWVDLVRIDWPGKAAAWHENPKNKPGHWTMHPIHEHLGNESPMLVDIDGDGRLDILGNDPTAKQVIWLRAPKKKGDTEWTKYVISSDENLGTHQYTHGIGYGDINGDGKKDVVIKSGWWEGSGDPKKENWKFHPANLGQDCAQMYILDLNGDGLNDIVSSSAHNYGIWWHEQGRDANGKEIWQEHEIYKAFSQTHSLALADLDGDGDLDLVTGKRHLAHQGKDPGGLDPALMYWFEYKLDGKDPTWTPHEIDNDSGSGLHVTVEDMNRDGLPDIVTGNKRGVHVFIQQKGKTVPGKP; via the coding sequence ATGCTACTCGTACTGGTTACCCAGTCGGATGGCCAGGCGCAGGTCAAAAAAGCCCACGAGGTATCATTTACGAAAACCTCCCTCACCCGCGATTTTATTGCCGAAGGTGCAGCAGTGGGCGATGTGAATAAAGATGGTAAAAAGGATGTCTTGGCGGGGGCATTCTGGTTTGAAGCACCCAACTGGACGCCGCACGAGCTAGCCGAACCGAAAGAATTTAAGAAGATGGAAGGATACAGCGATTCATTCCTGGATTTCGCCATGGATGTCAACCAGGATGGCTGGGTGGATTTGGTCCGGATCGACTGGCCCGGCAAGGCTGCTGCCTGGCACGAGAATCCGAAAAACAAGCCTGGCCATTGGACCATGCACCCGATCCATGAGCATTTGGGCAACGAATCGCCCATGCTGGTGGATATCGACGGCGATGGTCGGCTCGACATCCTGGGAAACGATCCTACCGCAAAGCAGGTCATCTGGCTTAGGGCACCCAAGAAAAAGGGCGATACCGAATGGACAAAGTACGTGATCAGCAGTGACGAGAACCTGGGAACACATCAATACACCCACGGCATCGGTTACGGCGATATCAACGGCGATGGCAAGAAGGATGTAGTGATTAAAAGTGGGTGGTGGGAAGGCTCGGGTGATCCTAAAAAAGAAAACTGGAAGTTTCATCCGGCCAACCTTGGCCAGGATTGCGCCCAGATGTATATACTGGACCTGAATGGCGATGGCTTGAACGATATTGTCAGTTCATCGGCGCATAATTACGGTATCTGGTGGCACGAGCAGGGCCGGGACGCTAACGGCAAGGAAATCTGGCAGGAACATGAAATCTACAAAGCTTTTTCTCAAACACACAGTCTGGCCCTGGCCGATCTTGACGGCGATGGTGACCTCGATCTCGTAACGGGTAAACGGCACCTGGCTCACCAGGGCAAGGACCCGGGTGGACTTGATCCTGCCTTGATGTATTGGTTCGAGTACAAGCTGGATGGTAAGGACCCTACCTGGACTCCCCACGAAATTGACAATGATTCCGGATCGGGTCTTCACGTGACGGTTGAGGATATGAACCGGGATGGCCTGCCCGACATCGTAACGGGTAACAAAAGGGGCGTCCATGTTTTTATTCAACAGAAAGGTAAAACGGTACCCGGAAAACCATAA
- a CDS encoding DNA topoisomerase IB, producing the protein MSSALAAVSTALPPLPARDLKKIRKDPVKTAEAVGLHYIDCKVAPGYFRKRAGKGYFYVDDHGVRCRDRKKIERFKALVLPPAWEDVWISKDPKAHLQATGTDEAGRKQYRYHEHWNQIRNTTKYFKLLRFVAVLPELREQVQHDLRSHGDSCAKATALAVRLMEKTCIRVGNLRYRVKNGTSGLTTLDARHVQVKGATIQLKFTGKKSIKHNISLRDRSLARLIQHYKEMPGKRLFQYLNEEGKRKPLQAHHVNQYIREHTCGSFTAKDFRTWMGTITAFEFLRHQEPTASDAALKRTLNACYDEVAEHLGNTRAVCKKYYVHPSVTNSYAENRLQKYAKIATTEESWLSESEQRVAKLLASYG; encoded by the coding sequence ATGTCATCAGCACTTGCCGCAGTATCTACGGCACTACCTCCGCTACCTGCCCGGGATTTAAAGAAAATCCGGAAAGACCCCGTAAAAACCGCCGAAGCGGTAGGTCTGCATTATATCGATTGCAAGGTTGCTCCCGGTTATTTCCGCAAGCGGGCCGGGAAGGGGTACTTTTATGTGGATGACCATGGGGTACGGTGCCGCGACCGGAAAAAAATCGAACGCTTCAAAGCACTGGTATTGCCGCCGGCCTGGGAAGATGTGTGGATCAGTAAGGATCCGAAAGCCCATTTGCAGGCGACGGGTACCGACGAGGCGGGGCGCAAGCAGTACCGCTACCACGAACACTGGAATCAGATTAGGAACACCACCAAATACTTCAAACTACTCCGCTTCGTGGCCGTGCTGCCCGAGCTGCGGGAACAGGTGCAACACGACTTGCGCAGCCATGGTGATTCGTGCGCCAAAGCTACGGCGCTGGCAGTGCGACTGATGGAAAAAACCTGCATCCGGGTGGGAAACCTGCGCTACCGCGTAAAAAACGGTACTTCGGGACTTACGACCCTCGATGCCCGGCATGTTCAGGTGAAGGGGGCTACCATTCAGCTTAAATTTACGGGCAAGAAAAGTATAAAACATAACATCAGCCTGCGCGACCGCTCGCTGGCCCGACTGATCCAACATTATAAGGAAATGCCCGGTAAACGGCTGTTTCAGTACCTCAATGAAGAAGGCAAACGCAAACCTTTGCAAGCCCATCATGTAAATCAATACATCCGGGAACATACCTGCGGTAGTTTTACGGCCAAAGACTTCCGTACCTGGATGGGGACAATTACGGCTTTCGAATTCTTGCGACACCAGGAACCTACTGCCAGCGACGCAGCATTAAAACGCACCCTCAATGCCTGCTACGACGAAGTAGCCGAGCATCTGGGCAATACGCGTGCAGTGTGTAAGAAGTACTACGTACACCCGTCGGTTACGAATTCGTATGCTGAGAATCGTCTACAGAAATACGCAAAAATAGCCACAACTGAAGAGTCGTGGCTATCGGAATCGGAACAGCGGGTGGCTAAGTTACTGGCCTCCTACGGCTGA
- a CDS encoding SMP-30/gluconolactonase/LRE family protein, translating to MATASSPHQATPLVKEGATLQKLAGDFAFTEGPTSDAEGNVYFTDQPNDRIMKWSVDGKLSTYMQPSGRSNGMFFDRKDRLWSCADAKNELWIIDKNKKKETVVVKEYEGKRLNGPNDVWVMPDGSAYFTDPFYKRDWWDHTEQPIEIQGVYFLSKDHKTLTRVIADFNKPNGIVGTPDGKKLYVTDIGDGKIYHYKINPDHSLSDKTLLCEERSDGMTIDERGNVYITNGNGVTAYSPQGEKLVNIPTGQGWTANVCFGGKDHSTLFITASTGFYSIDMNVRGVKP from the coding sequence ATGGCCACCGCTTCATCGCCACACCAGGCTACCCCACTCGTGAAAGAAGGGGCAACCCTGCAAAAACTCGCCGGGGATTTCGCCTTTACCGAAGGCCCTACCTCTGATGCCGAGGGCAATGTCTATTTTACCGACCAACCCAATGACCGCATTATGAAATGGAGTGTCGATGGGAAACTCTCGACCTATATGCAGCCTTCCGGGCGCTCCAACGGCATGTTTTTCGACCGCAAAGACCGGCTATGGTCGTGCGCGGATGCCAAAAACGAACTGTGGATCATTGATAAAAACAAGAAGAAGGAAACGGTGGTCGTGAAGGAGTACGAGGGTAAACGCCTCAACGGCCCCAACGACGTGTGGGTGATGCCCGACGGCAGCGCTTATTTTACAGACCCTTTCTACAAGCGCGACTGGTGGGACCACACCGAACAGCCCATCGAAATACAAGGCGTTTATTTTTTGAGCAAGGATCACAAGACCCTAACCCGGGTGATCGCCGACTTTAACAAACCCAATGGTATCGTAGGTACCCCCGATGGTAAGAAACTCTACGTAACCGACATTGGCGATGGTAAGATTTATCATTATAAAATAAACCCAGACCACTCGTTGAGCGATAAGACGCTGCTCTGTGAGGAACGCTCCGATGGCATGACGATTGATGAAAGGGGCAACGTGTACATTACCAACGGCAACGGCGTGACCGCTTATAGCCCGCAGGGCGAAAAACTGGTCAATATCCCAACCGGCCAGGGCTGGACGGCGAACGTGTGCTTTGGGGGGAAAGATCATTCCACCCTCTTCATCACGGCCAGTACAGGGTTTTATTCCATCGACATGAATGTGCGGGGTGTGAAGCCCTGA